The genomic region CGCGGCGGGTGCGAGTGGGTCCATATCCCCAGAAGAAACCAACCGGGTGAGTCATGGTGTGATTCCCCAACTCATGGCCGCGACGAACAATCTCGCGCGCCAACTCCGGGAAACGTCGTACTTTCTCGCCGATCACGAAGAAAACCGCCTTGCGGCCATGCCGGTCGAGCAGATCGAGGAGGGCCGGTGTGTCCTCGGGGTCAGGCCCATCATCGATGGTGATCAGCACGTCCTTCCCATGAACCCGACGCGCGATGGGGCCGAAGATGCGGGCATTCGGCAGGAAGGTGCCACAACACCAAAAGGCAGCGGCGGCAAGCATCACCGCCACGCCGCCCCGCCAACCATAGTGCCACACGCCAAAGCCCGCCGGCACATGGATCACGACCGCGATGAGCCAGCGGACCGCCGCGGTGCAAACGATATCCGCCGTCATCAACGCGCGCCAGATCAAGACCATGGCTCCGGCGGCATTTGCCAACAGCATCGCGAACCACAGCCACATCGCCCAAGCGACCTCGCAGTCCGGCACCATGAACCACTGGAAGGCCGCCCACAGCGTCAGCAACAGTGCCCAGCGCCGCCATTGCGCGGTGGCGTCATTCCCGCCCAAGACGTAGGCGACGACATGCAAGACAACCAGCAATGTGGGTAGCACGCCACACCACGCCAGCCACGGCCCGCCGATCCACCACAAGCCATCGAACACCGCGGCACCCGCCACCAGCGGGATCAGCACGGAAAGCACCCGCCACTCGAAGCGATGGTGGCCCGCACCCTCGGCCATGTGAACGGCATCGCCTGACAGCGTCCTCAAGCGTCCGCCAAAGGCTTGGAAAATCGACGTCACCGCACGATTCGGCCGATCTTTCTCCAGCACGATCACGCGGTCCCTCCTTTCTCGCGGCGCAGCACCGGCTCGAAGACAAACCACTGTTTCCAATGCTCCTTCACCCCGCTTAGGATCGCCCCGGCCCAAACCGGCGTGGCCGGATCCTCGCCACGACCACGGACGCGCGCGGGCAACTCCAGCGGCGCGTGGACCTGCACACGATACCGCCGCCAGCCATCGCGCACGATGAACAGCGGAAACACCGCCGCACCCGTGATCCGGGCAAGATAGAGTGGCCCCCGCGGCAGCCGCATCAGCAGGCCCGGCTCGACCTCGGCCTCCATCGGCGACACCTCGAAGATCACGCGATCCCCCTGCACCGCGACGATATCGCCTTGGTTCAGGTAGCGGGCGAGCTCGACGCCTAACATCTCGCCATCGAGGTTGAAGCTGGTGCGGAAGTACGGGTTGAGCCGTTCCTTCTCCGCGATCTCGGCCTCGCGCAGCGCCTGCATCTCCGGCTCGCGCTCCGGGGCGCGCACCGCGTGGATGACTCGGCCGAACTTCTCCGAAAACAGCGGCGCGGCCATGTCATAGTTCCCCATGTGCGCGGTCAGCACCATACAGCCGGCCGGGCGCGACTTGAGGTCTTCGAAGTGCTCGAGCCCCTCGATGATCCAGTCCACCGCGCCGGTCCCCGTCTCGCAGCGCATGGCATCCACGTAGGTGAAGGCGAAATTCAGGAACACCCGGTAGGCACCCGTCCAAGCGCGTACGGCGGACCACGAGGGAAAGAGCGCCCGCAGGTTCCCCGCAACCGCCCGGCGCTGGGACTTCGCCACCGCGAAAAACAGCAGCGTCCACGGCGGGATCAGCACCGGCTCCAGAAACCACGGCGTCACCTTGAGCCCGCGCATCAGGAGGCGCGTCGGCAGATCGCCGAAGATCCCGATGCGCCGCCAGCGGCTGTGCTTTTTTTCCTCCAAGGCCCGGCGAGGTAAGCGGGCTGCCCCGCTGCGGGCAAGTTCAGCGTTCCTCGCCGCCGACGAAGGTCTTGAAGACGGTGTAGTCGTTGTTCAGCAGGACGAGGTCGGCCAGGAAGCCCGGCGCGACCTTGCCAAGGTCCTCCAGCCCGAGCGAGCGGGCCTGATTCCACGAGGTCACCTTGATCACCTCGTGCAGCGGCAGGCCGGTCGCGCCGACCAGGTTGCGGAAGCCTTCATTGGCCAGCAGCGTGGACCCGGCCAACGCGCCGCCTTCCTTCAGACGGGCGATCTTGTCCTTCACGACCACTTCCAGGCCGCCAAGGCTGATCTCGCCCTCCACGATCCACGACGCGGCGACCGAGTCGGTGATCATCATCAGGCGGTCGATGGGGATGGTGGTGAAGACAAGCCGCAGCATGTCCGGCGAGAGGTGAATGAGGTCGCTGATGAGCTCGATCATCAGGCGGTCGTCCACCATGCCGGCGCCAATCACGCCGATCTCGCGGTGGTGGAGCGGCGTCATCGCATTACCGTAGTGAGTGAGATGGGTCAGCCCGGCATCGCAGGCGGCAAAGACCTGCGCCGCGGTCGCCGAGGTGTGGGCGGCGGAGCAAGTAATGCCAAGGGCGCGGCAGCCCTCGATCAGCTCGATCGCGCCGGGCATTTCGGGGGCGAGGGAAAGCACCAGCGCGGGCATGATCGCGTGCAGTTCCTCGATCTCCGCGAAATCCGGCGGGCGGACATACTGCGGATTCTGGGCACCGGCGCGCTCCTTGTTGATGAAGGGTCCCTCGACATGCATGCCGGGGCAGCGGGTCAAGCCGCCCTGATCGCGGAAGGCAGCAACCTTCGCGGCGATCGATTTCAGCTTCTCCCGCGGCTGGGTCAGGGTG from Luteolibacter arcticus harbors:
- a CDS encoding LpxL/LpxP family acyltransferase yields the protein MEEKKHSRWRRIGIFGDLPTRLLMRGLKVTPWFLEPVLIPPWTLLFFAVAKSQRRAVAGNLRALFPSWSAVRAWTGAYRVFLNFAFTYVDAMRCETGTGAVDWIIEGLEHFEDLKSRPAGCMVLTAHMGNYDMAAPLFSEKFGRVIHAVRAPEREPEMQALREAEIAEKERLNPYFRTSFNLDGEMLGVELARYLNQGDIVAVQGDRVIFEVSPMEAEVEPGLLMRLPRGPLYLARITGAAVFPLFIVRDGWRRYRVQVHAPLELPARVRGRGEDPATPVWAGAILSGVKEHWKQWFVFEPVLRREKGGTA
- the nagA gene encoding N-acetylglucosamine-6-phosphate deacetylase — encoded protein: MRKLITNARVVSPDLDLARAAVLIEGDRIEAVIEGNNLPSVDHKLDAAGKLLIPGFIDIHSHGADGADVCDDSLDSLRHIALRKLQEGVTTWLPTTLTQPREKLKSIAAKVAAFRDQGGLTRCPGMHVEGPFINKERAGAQNPQYVRPPDFAEIEELHAIMPALVLSLAPEMPGAIELIEGCRALGITCSAAHTSATAAQVFAACDAGLTHLTHYGNAMTPLHHREIGVIGAGMVDDRLMIELISDLIHLSPDMLRLVFTTIPIDRLMMITDSVAASWIVEGEISLGGLEVVVKDKIARLKEGGALAGSTLLANEGFRNLVGATGLPLHEVIKVTSWNQARSLGLEDLGKVAPGFLADLVLLNNDYTVFKTFVGGEER
- a CDS encoding polysaccharide deacetylase family protein, with translation MLEKDRPNRAVTSIFQAFGGRLRTLSGDAVHMAEGAGHHRFEWRVLSVLIPLVAGAAVFDGLWWIGGPWLAWCGVLPTLLVVLHVVAYVLGGNDATAQWRRWALLLTLWAAFQWFMVPDCEVAWAMWLWFAMLLANAAGAMVLIWRALMTADIVCTAAVRWLIAVVIHVPAGFGVWHYGWRGGVAVMLAAAAFWCCGTFLPNARIFGPIARRVHGKDVLITIDDGPDPEDTPALLDLLDRHGRKAVFFVIGEKVRRFPELAREIVRRGHELGNHTMTHPVGFFWGYGPTRTRREIEGCQRAIEEVTGVKVRFFRAPAGHRNWFTHPVLKELGLELVGWRKRAFDTVRSDVGGIVRDLTGGVKEGDILLLHEATPTAEGVMEGVLTILSDRFPSNPKGSNSMEPNDTVPDSTSTSPTSNDRVAVEDGRRGFQPTD